In Fibrobacter sp. UWB13, the genomic window ACATAGACGCCTTTTGCCTTCAAGTCTTCGAGCATTTGTTCGCTAAAGTGGAGGCTTGCGGTCGGTGCCGCCACAGCGCCAGCATACTTTGCAAAAATGGTCTGGTACGCTTTCTTATCGTCTTCGTCGTCGGGGCGGTCAATGTAAGGCGGCAGCGGAACGTGCCCTTCCTTGTTCATGACCTCTTCCATCTCGGCGGGAGTCTTTTCAAAACGGAGAACGCGGTTGCCGTCTTCTTCATGAACTTCTTCCACAAACGTGCGCACACCTGCAAGCTTGAGTTCACGTCCAACCTGGAAAGCCTTGCCCGGATGCACCTTGGCTTCAAAGCGGGCCTCGCCTGCTTCGGACGGATTTAACGCCTGCACCAAGAGGACTTCGACCTGACCGCCAAATTGCGTTTCGCCATACAAGCGAGCAGGAATCACTTTGGTATTGTTTACCACGAGGCAATCGCCTGGGCGGAACAGGTCGACAATTTCAGGAGCCTTCATGATGCGGCGTTCGCCGCCATTTTTGGGGCAGTACAGAATATGAGTTTTGCCCTTGCCCGCTGTACGGGAGGCAATTAATTCTTTCGGGAATTCAAAGTTGTAATCAGAAAGACGGTAATCCATTACTACGCCTTCATGTCCTTCAATGTATTTTTCAATTTTTCAATCATTTCTGTGCGCAGAGATTCCGGCTTCAGAATTTTCACATCCGGAAGCACGCCAAACAGCCATGTTTTAAAGTCCGGAGTCAAGCGGAGCTTCAGCGTCACAATCATATTGCCGTCTTTATCTTCGGTGATTTCGGCAGCCGGAGAGAAACGGGACTTATTAAACTGAGTCTTAAGCCAGCCCGTCTTGATAAGGAGTGTCACCGTTTGCGGGTCTTCCTTGGAAACATACTTTCCAAAAGCATACTTGTAGTGTTCATAAACGCAGAACGGTTCGCGAAGTGTCATGGCGCAGTTATTCGTCTGGACCACACTCATGATATTTTCGACAAGATAATTTTTAAAGATATGCGTTTCGGCATACGTTTCATCGGCAGCAATCAGATAAAGCGTATCAATACGCATCACAAGCTTAATCGGGCAAACTTCAATGGTCTTCTTTTCCGTTTCTTCGTTTGTGCTTCTGTACACAATGCGAATCTTGAAGCCTTCGCGAATTGCAGACAAAAGCTTTGATACCATCGTATCTTGAGCCTTATGGTCGCAGAACGGACCGTAATCCATAATGTAGTTCGGGTCAAGCGTAATCGCTTCAGCCTTGAATCCATCCGGGTCCGTTGTCTGCATGGACGAAATAACGCTATCGATGAGCTTACGGTTTTTCAAGTCCAAAGGCGTTGTATCGTTCATCGTCTTTTTCAACTTCTCAAGTTGCTTGACGATTTTCTGGTTAAAGTCCACCTTCTGTTCGGTTTGAATAACGTAAAAAGTTTCGCCATCCTTTTTGAACTTATGGAGACCGCAGTTTTCCTGTTCTAGTGCATTTAAATGGCGGAAAATAGTTCTCGGTCCGCAATCCATCGCCTGTGCAAGCATCGACACCGTCATCGGCACACGAAGCTTACATTTAATCTTATTTATCTTTTCATATCCTGTAGCCATTTTTCACTCCTCTTTTTCCTAAGTTTTTAAAATTCTTAGACGGTTACCCACCGCTACCGACCGCGCAAAACCAGCAACAGCCAATAGCGCAAACTCTCTCTGAGCAATATTGCCCACACGCCCCTCGACCAAGAAACGCTTGCCCACGTACGTAACATGAACAAACGAATTTTTCAAGAAGCGGTATGACGCAAGCTTATCCATAATTTTCTGGCAAAGGTCCTTTTTACCGAGATTCTTTTTTAGAATCGCAGTTCCATGCATATTCAATGAGACTATGCCAGGAATACATTCAATACGAGACCTCAGTTCATCGGGATAAACTTCATCTTCGTAATAGAACGTCACCTTTGCAGCGCCAGATTTTACCTTGACACTGTACTTGAAAATCGGATGAGCAATATCATCCAAAACATCCCAAATTTGTCGTTCCAAGTCCTCGTCGGAAACCTTGGAATTCTTGCGGACGCGAACCATGTTCACACAACCGCGCAGTCCCGCAATTTCACCAATTTTGGTCTGTATTTTTCGCTTTGTCGCAAGGCTTTCTACAAAGCCACGCAAATAGACAATTCCCTGCCCCGCTTCAACGGAAACCTCTTCACTAAGCCCATCCGACAAAAGTTCCAGGTGCTTACGCACAACAGAAACAACTTCTTGATTCGGCGGATTTTCCGCATAACGCGGATAGCTCATAAAGACGATTAATCCGTCATCCATCTTCACCACAAGCTTGTCCTTGGTTTCGTCTTTGACGACTCCAATGGCAATACCAAACTGCTTGCGGATGACATGGTAGACATGGTCCCCCAGCAACGTGTTCACACACTGGGCAGGCAATAACCGATAACCTTCGGGCGACACCTCATGGTCTATCGGAATTTTTGGTCCCTCGTACTTTGCATCCTCAGGTCCTTTTTTATAGACGACAACTTCCTTATCCCTAGTCTGGAAAAAACTCTTGACGACACAAGGGCGTGCAGCCCCGTCAAAGTAGAGCCAATCGCCCGGGAAAATTCGATTGTGTCCGTAGACCTTTGCATACTCGGATTGCGGATCATCCTTATGGCAAAACGCAAATTCCTGCGAGAAAGCCACATGATACGTTCCGCAATGAGTACAAACACAAAGCAACGGGATACCGCGTTCCATTCCCCCATACGTCGTGTACTCGTCCATGGCGCAGACGTCATGGCGAACTGCCTGCTGGCATTGCCGGCAGTACAGCAGCTGCGAGTACAATCTGTAAGGGAAATACTGACGCATTTTTTAATCGAGCTTATTTCATCAGCGGGAGTGCAACGTCGATGCGGCGGAGCACTTCTTCCTTACCGATAATTTCGAAAAGTTCCCAGAGGCCAGGACCAGCAGTCACGCCGGACACGGCAAGGCGCGGAGCGCCCACCAGTTCACCTACCTTGTGACCGCAGCGTTCGGCGAGGTCGTAGAAGCCCTTCTCAATCACCGGAGTCTTGAAGTCTTCGATGGAGGCGAGCATGTTGCGCACAAGCGTTGCGATTTCCTTGGAGCCTTCGCCGAAATGCTTCTTCGCACCCTTCTCGTCGTATTCCGTCGGAGCGACAAAGAAGTACTTAGCCATCGTAGCGAGGTCCTGCACAAAATGCGCACGCGGCTTGAGCTGCTTTACGATTTCGAGCAAGCGTTCGTTCGGTTCGGCACTCGTATCAACGCCCATAGCCTTGAGACCTTCGACCATGATACCCTTGAGGAATTCGTCATCGCACATGTGGATGTGCTGGCCGTTCATCCACTGGAGCTTCTTTTCGTCGAAGCTTGCGGACTTCGGGTTAATGCGTTCGAGCGTGAAGCAATCAATCATTTCCTTGACGCTCATCACTTCGCGATCATCACCCGGATTCCAGCCGAGGAGCGCGAGGTAGTTCACGAGCGTTTCCGGCAAGTAGCCGAGGTCGCGGAAGTCACCGACAGAAGCGGCACCCTTGCGCTTGGAAAGCTTACCGCCGTTCTTGTCGAGAATCACCGGCAGGTGGCACCAAACAGGCGGCTGCCAGCCAAAGGCCTTGTACAAGAGTTCGTGCTTCGGCGTGGAGCTGATCCATTCATCACCGCGGAGCACATGCGTCGTGCCCATGTAGTGGTCATCGACAACGCTTGCGAAGTGGTAAGTCGGGTAACCATCGCGCTTGATGAGCACGAGGTCATCCAGAAGTTCGTTCTGGTAGCTGATGTGACCACGAATCATGTCATCGAATTCGGTGACGCCCGTTTCGGGCACCTTGAAGCGGATTACAGCCTTTTCGCCGGCGGCAATGCGAGCCTCGGCTTCTTCGCGACTAATGTTACGGCAGTGGCGGTCATAACCGGTCACCGGCACATGGGACTTTTCCTGTTCGGCACGGACTTCCTGCAGACGCTCTTCCGTGCAGAAGCAGTAGTAAGCGCAACCGGCATCCAAGAGCTTCTTGATTTCGCGATGGTAGATGTCCAGACGTTCGCTCTGGAAGTACGGACCGCAGTTACCTTCGCAACCCGGACCTTCATCCCACTGGAGGCCAAGCCACTTGAGGTCGCGCATCAAGTCGTGGAGAGCGGTTTCGTTATAGCGCTTACGGTCAGTATCTTCAATGCGCAGGTAGAACGTGCCACCCATGTGTTTTGCAAAGAAGTAGTTGTAGATTGCCGTACGTGCGCCACCGACATGCAAATAACCCGTGGGGCTCGGAGCAAAGCGTACACGGACAGGACTTTTTTCAGTCATAGATTCCTCTTTAAATCCATATTTTCTTTTATGACAAAAAATAGCAAATTGAGTCGTATAAAATTAAATTGAATCTTTGCAATTAAGCTCCATATTGGATGGCTTAACTGTTCGCGGGCCCAATTTACTTCCAAAAATACTACGGCGATATTACAAAGTTACTTTTCTAGAAGTTCTTTTTTATCAAGAAACCAGCGGAGTCTCCTGTTAATTGCTAAGTTGCGGGCGTCAAAATAGGAGTCATTATGATTATTAAACCGTTGATCCGCAGCAACATGTGCATTAACGCCCACCCGAAGGGCTGCGCTGCCGACGTCAAACACCAAATTGAATTTATCGAAAAGAAGTTCACTACGCGCAGCATTCCTGCCGATGCACCGAAGACCGTTCTCGTCCTCGGTTGCTCTACCGGTTACGGACTTGCAAGCCGCATTGTTGCCGCATTTGGCTACAAAGCCACAACTATCGGCGTTTCTTTCGAAAAGGAAGGCTCCGACGGTGGAATCGGGGAATCCCGCGAAAAGACAGGTACGCCGGGTTGGTACAACAACATGGCTTTTGACAAGTTCGCAAAAGAAGCGGGCCTAGATGCCGTGACGTTCAACGGTGACGCGTTCTCGCACGAAATGCGCCAAAACGTTATCGACACACTCAAGAAGATGGGCAAGAAAGTCGATTTACTCGTATACAGCGTCGCAAGCTCCGTGCGCGTTGATCCAGACAACGGAACAATCTACCGCAGCGTCTTGAAGCCGATTGGTCAAGTATTCACAGGCGCCACGATTGACTGCCTCAGCGGAAAAATCAGTACCATCAGCGCAGAACCCGCCACCGCCGAAGAAGCCGCCAATACAGTCAAAGTCATGGGCGGTGAAGACTGGGCGCTTTGGGTACGCAAGCTCAAGGAGGCAGGCGTTCTCGCCGAAGGCGTGAAGACCGTCGCTTATTCATATATCGGCCCGAAACTTTCGCACGCCATCTACCGCGACGGTACAATCGGTGGCGCCAAGAAGCATCTCGAAGCAACCGCACAGGAACTCCACAAGGAATTGCAAAACGACCTCCACGGCGAAGCCTATGTCTCTGTGAACAAAGGACTTGTCACGCGCTCTAGCGCCGTCATTCCCATCATCCCGATGTACATTTCCGTGCTCTTCAAGGTCATGAAGGAAATGGGAAATCACGAGGGCTGCATCGAACAGATGGAACGCTTGATGACCGAAAGACTTTATACGGGTTCCAAAGTCCCGACGGACGAGAATCACCTCATCCGCATCGACGATTATGAATTGGATCCGAAAGTCCAGACAGAAGTGGACAAGCGCATGGCAACAGTCACGCAAGAGAACCTCGCCGAAGTGGGTGACCTCGAAGGATACCGCCACGATTTTCTCGCGACAAACGGTTTCGATATTGATGGAGTGGACTACGAGGCGGATGTCAAAACGCTAACTAGCATATAGTTTCTATTTTTGGGGCAAAACCCCTTAACATCAAGGATTATTTATGGAAACTCTCAATTCCATTCTCGATGCTATCGATGGGTACGTCTGGGGCGTTCCCCTCATTGTCATCATCCTCTTTGTAGGCATCCTCCTCACCATCCGTCTCGGCTGTCTGCAGGTCATGAACTTGCACAACGCACTCCGCTTCATGGCGCACAGCGAAAAAGACGGCGCAGGCGAAGTATCCAGCTTCGGAGCGCTCTGCACGGCTCTCGCCGCCACAATCGGTACGGGTAACATCGTCGGTGTGGCAACCGCAATCGGCACCGGTGGCCCTGGCGCCCTCTTCTGGATGGAAGTCGCCGCATTCCTCGGCATGGCAACAAAGTATGCCGAAGGCTTGCTCGCCGTCAAGTACCGCACAGTCGATAAGGAAGGCAAGGTTCTCGGTGGTCCGTTCTATTACATTGAAACGGGTATCAAGGAACGCTTCGGCTGGAACATGAAATGGCTCGCCGTGATCTTTGCCATCTTCGGTATGTGCGCAGGCCTCCTCGGCATTGGCACCATCACGCAGGTCAATGGCATCACGAGCGCCATGGCTCGCCTCACCCCGAACGCCGCTGAATTTGTCAACATCGGCGGCAACTCCGTGAGCGTCACCACAGCAATCGCAGGCCTCCTCGTTACGATCTTTGCGGCAACCGTCATCATCGGCGGTCTCAAGCGCATTGCAAAAGTCTCGATGTACATTGTCCCCATCATGGCAATCATCTACATCATTGCCTGCATTCTCCTTTTGCTCCTCAACTTCTCGCACATTTCTTCTGCCATCGAAACGATTGTGAAGGCAGCGTTCAATCCGTCTGCAGTCACTGGCGGCGTTGTCGGTTCTATCTTTGTTGCGATGCAAAAAGGTATCGCTCGTGGCATTTTCAGTAACGAAGCGGGCCTCGGTTCTGCACCTATTGCTGCGGCCGCAGCAAAGACAAAGGAACCTGTGCGTCAGGGCCTTGTCTGCATGACAGGCACGTTCTTCGATACGATTATCATTTGTACGATGACGGGCCTTGCCATTGTGGTCTCGGGTGCTTGGGATCCGAAGCTCGGGCTCGAAGGCGTGAACATCACGATGGAAGCGTTCTCCCGCGGCCTTGCCATTATCCCGGGCGGCGCCGTGATTGCACCGTACTTCCTTGCCACGGCTCTCGTGTTCTTCGCTTTCACGACGATTCTCGGATGGGCCTACTACTCTGAAAAGTGCTTGCAGTACTTAATTGGCCGCAGGGACAAGAAGGCAATACTCACCTACCGCTGGCTCTACATCTTCGCGATTTTCATTGGACCGTACCTCACGGTAAGCGCGGTCTGGACTAGCGCAGACATCTTCAACGGCTTGATGGCATTCCCGAACCTCATTGCACTTATCCTTCTCTCTGGAATTGTAGCAAACGAAACAAAGACGTTCCTTGCTAAGTTCAAGGGAGATAAAGAGTAGTCATTGGTCTTTGGTCTTTAGTCAATAGTTATTGATTATTAGACGCTAATATGATGGCCCGCGAAAGCGGGCTTCCTTTTTATAAGCAACGAAGCATACAAAAAGACCTCCCGGATGGGAGGTCTTTTTTATTGAATTTATTAAGAGTTACCAGTTAACACCGCAAGAAACGGTATCACCCGGAGCCACCGTAGTCACAACTACAGGGATTGTATAACCATTAATCGTATGCTCCACCTGCAGCTTGGAGGGAATCGAAACGTAGTTGAAACCAGCAACTTCAATTTCATCGAAGGACAATGCGAATTCCTGCTTGCTCTGGCAAACGAGCGTGCAAGTCTTGTCAGCATTGTGCCAAGTTGCAGGCAAATTACCAACGACAGCATAGCTACCAGCCTTGACGAAATTAACCTTATCCTGAGTCGAAGTAATTTTATATTCAGGACCTTCAGTAACCTTCACAGCCGGGCAAGTCACATCAATGATCGTATTATCATCGTTAGCGACTCTGAGTACCGGAGTATAGGCTAAAGTTGCAGCTTCGAAAGTCTGTTCATAAGTAGTTTCACCAGGAACGCCATTCCATTCATAAGCGAGGTTCAAACCGGCACCAGTGGTGCAGCCCGTGACAGACCATTTTGCCGGAGTGCCTGCGGTATAGTCAACAGACCCAGCTTCAACAGCGCACTTACAACCTGTAATCGGTTCGCCATTGACCTGAACCGGAGAGCAATCCACCTGATATACAGCAGCGCCAATGCTAATAGCAACCTTTGCCGTATGCGGACCAGAGGTCGAATACTTAACGCTCTGGGAAAGACCGTTAGCACCTGTTGCAGAAGCCTTATCAGGTGTTGCGCCTTCAAAGCTCCAGTTGAACGAAGCACTAATCAACTGAGTTGCGGCAACAGACGGGTCACGAGTAAACTTCCATGTGACGCCAGTACTTCCACCAGCTTCGTCTTTTTCATAAGTAGACTTAAGCGGAGCGCAAGTACCAATTTGACCGGCACCAGACTTTGCACTACTTGAAGACACACTCGTCGATGAACCCGGGGTAGGAGGTACATAAGCACTAGAAGAACTCAAAACCGGATTCCTAGAAGAAGAAGATCTAACCGTCTTCTGAGAAGAAGAAGACTGGGAAACAGAAGGCGAAGAACTGCTAGATGTAACCACAACTTTCTTCGAGGAACTAGATGGCATGCCACCAGCAAAGCATTCCGGGCAATTAGCTTCTGTCATACGGTCCGTGATAACAGCACCATCGTTTTCAGTGCCCATCGGAATGTTCATAATTTCATCGCCGCCATTCAGCTGAAGAATATCACCACTTCCGCATGCCCAGAAACCTGTGGCAATACCCAAAGCCATCATTCCATAAATCTTTTTATTCATAAAAAAACCTCTTAGGCGAAAAATAAATTAAAATCCCCCAATATGCAAATACTGTAAGTGTTTTTTATTGAGGATTTTCACAAAAAAACGCCCCGGATTATGATTCCGAGACGTTTGTAAAATTAATTATACAGCAATGTGTATTTTAACACTTTTAGAAATCAATCGACTCGCAACCTGGGAGGGTCGGATCTTCTGCACAAGTGGTTGCTTTAGAGCTAGAAGACGATCTAGGCGTTGTCGTCGAAGAAGAGCTTTCTTCCAGTTCCTCCTCAGAAGAGGATGAACTTTCTACCTTGGCTTTAATGACAAGTAAAGGATCAAGATTTCCCTCATCAAGCTCATTACGAGAGCAATCTATCTGATACTTACCATTCCAATACCCCATAGGATAGATAGAAGTACCTGGCTGGGTATATCTCACCGTAATTCGAGTCGAGCCCTTTCCAGACTTTTCACCTTCTACAAGTTCACCGGAAATACCTAAGTCAAACCAGTTATACCTTCCTTCAAGTTCATTTCCTTCACTATCGACGATGTACCAATCAACAGTTTCACCGACAAAGATTTCGTGCTTGCTTACGGCACAATAGCCCATAGGCGTGGAGCTTGAAGAAGATCTCGGTGCCGAAGAAGAAGAGGATTCTTTCTTAGAAGAGGAGGATTCAGCGACAGAGGACGACGAAACAGGATCGTCACCAATATCGACCACGGTGAGGTTTTCACAATCAAATTCAATGCCATCGAAGGTCAGCGTCGGACCATACTTCAGCCCCTTCGTCGTAAACTTGACCATAAGTTCAGGCAGACCAACACCCGTCAGTTCACCGTCGAGAATGCTCTTTTCGACTTCATAGTTCACATCCCATTCGTACTTGGCAGAACCAATGGAATTATCATCGGGCAGATATCGCCAAATAATCTCGTCACCGACATGAACAACATCGGGCTTGATCAAGTCGCACTTGCCCGAAACAACTGGAGCCGGTTCACTGCTAGAAGAGCTCTTGCCAGAACTGGAAGACTTTGTAGAGCTGCTAGAGCCCTTACCGGAGCTAGAAGATTTTGCAGAGCTGCTAGAGCCCTTGCCGGAGCTGGAAGAATTAACCTTCGAAGAGCTAGACTCCTCTTTCGAAGCACTGCTCTTTTCATCCTTCTTCGAGCTACTGCTTTTTATAATCTCTGCTTCGCACCCCTTTTTCTTGCCTTCCTTGCTATTGCAGTAGTCCAAATAAGGTTGCAAAAATTCTTCATCGCTTATAGCATTTTTAGAATTCTGATCGCTCTTAGAAGCAATCATTTCATCACTATCATCGGCTTTCATGATATCGCCTTCGGCACAAGCCCAAAGGAGCAACATCGCTGATGAAAGAAATAACGGTATTAATTTTTTCCTATCCATAATTTTCCCCACTCTTTTATTCTTGCGATTCCCCGTCCACCGAAATTTTGCGCTGGCCCGTAATGAACTGGTGCACATACGGGTTGCTTGTATTCTTGATTTCATCGACGGTCCCCACCTCGATGATTCGACCATTCAAGAGCATGGCAATTCGGTCAGCCACCTTGAATGCACTTACCATGTCGTGCGTCACCACGACAGACGTAACCCCGAGCTTGCTCTGCATATCGAGAATAAGGTCGTT contains:
- the queA gene encoding tRNA preQ1(34) S-adenosylmethionine ribosyltransferase-isomerase QueA; its protein translation is MDYRLSDYNFEFPKELIASRTAGKGKTHILYCPKNGGERRIMKAPEIVDLFRPGDCLVVNNTKVIPARLYGETQFGGQVEVLLVQALNPSEAGEARFEAKVHPGKAFQVGRELKLAGVRTFVEEVHEEDGNRVLRFEKTPAEMEEVMNKEGHVPLPPYIDRPDDEDDKKAYQTIFAKYAGAVAAPTASLHFSEQMLEDLKAKGVYVAEVTLHVGPGTFQNISVEDFTQHKMHGEHYELTKENADIINKAKREGGRIVTVGTTSTRVIETVADANGFLKPQKGVTYAFFYPGYKYKIVDGLLTNFHWPKSSLILLVSAFYGRENTLDAYKMAVENKLKLFSYGDGMLIL
- a CDS encoding YafY family protein, giving the protein MATGYEKINKIKCKLRVPMTVSMLAQAMDCGPRTIFRHLNALEQENCGLHKFKKDGETFYVIQTEQKVDFNQKIVKQLEKLKKTMNDTTPLDLKNRKLIDSVISSMQTTDPDGFKAEAITLDPNYIMDYGPFCDHKAQDTMVSKLLSAIREGFKIRIVYRSTNEETEKKTIEVCPIKLVMRIDTLYLIAADETYAETHIFKNYLVENIMSVVQTNNCAMTLREPFCVYEHYKYAFGKYVSKEDPQTVTLLIKTGWLKTQFNKSRFSPAAEITEDKDGNMIVTLKLRLTPDFKTWLFGVLPDVKILKPESLRTEMIEKLKNTLKDMKA
- a CDS encoding BON domain-containing protein, translating into MRQYFPYRLYSQLLYCRQCQQAVRHDVCAMDEYTTYGGMERGIPLLCVCTHCGTYHVAFSQEFAFCHKDDPQSEYAKVYGHNRIFPGDWLYFDGAARPCVVKSFFQTRDKEVVVYKKGPEDAKYEGPKIPIDHEVSPEGYRLLPAQCVNTLLGDHVYHVIRKQFGIAIGVVKDETKDKLVVKMDDGLIVFMSYPRYAENPPNQEVVSVVRKHLELLSDGLSEEVSVEAGQGIVYLRGFVESLATKRKIQTKIGEIAGLRGCVNMVRVRKNSKVSDEDLERQIWDVLDDIAHPIFKYSVKVKSGAAKVTFYYEDEVYPDELRSRIECIPGIVSLNMHGTAILKKNLGKKDLCQKIMDKLASYRFLKNSFVHVTYVGKRFLVEGRVGNIAQREFALLAVAGFARSVAVGNRLRILKT
- the gltX gene encoding glutamate--tRNA ligase — protein: MTEKSPVRVRFAPSPTGYLHVGGARTAIYNYFFAKHMGGTFYLRIEDTDRKRYNETALHDLMRDLKWLGLQWDEGPGCEGNCGPYFQSERLDIYHREIKKLLDAGCAYYCFCTEERLQEVRAEQEKSHVPVTGYDRHCRNISREEAEARIAAGEKAVIRFKVPETGVTEFDDMIRGHISYQNELLDDLVLIKRDGYPTYHFASVVDDHYMGTTHVLRGDEWISSTPKHELLYKAFGWQPPVWCHLPVILDKNGGKLSKRKGAASVGDFRDLGYLPETLVNYLALLGWNPGDDREVMSVKEMIDCFTLERINPKSASFDEKKLQWMNGQHIHMCDDEFLKGIMVEGLKAMGVDTSAEPNERLLEIVKQLKPRAHFVQDLATMAKYFFVAPTEYDEKGAKKHFGEGSKEIATLVRNMLASIEDFKTPVIEKGFYDLAERCGHKVGELVGAPRLAVSGVTAGPGLWELFEIIGKEEVLRRIDVALPLMK
- the fabV gene encoding enoyl-ACP reductase FabV yields the protein MIIKPLIRSNMCINAHPKGCAADVKHQIEFIEKKFTTRSIPADAPKTVLVLGCSTGYGLASRIVAAFGYKATTIGVSFEKEGSDGGIGESREKTGTPGWYNNMAFDKFAKEAGLDAVTFNGDAFSHEMRQNVIDTLKKMGKKVDLLVYSVASSVRVDPDNGTIYRSVLKPIGQVFTGATIDCLSGKISTISAEPATAEEAANTVKVMGGEDWALWVRKLKEAGVLAEGVKTVAYSYIGPKLSHAIYRDGTIGGAKKHLEATAQELHKELQNDLHGEAYVSVNKGLVTRSSAVIPIIPMYISVLFKVMKEMGNHEGCIEQMERLMTERLYTGSKVPTDENHLIRIDDYELDPKVQTEVDKRMATVTQENLAEVGDLEGYRHDFLATNGFDIDGVDYEADVKTLTSI
- a CDS encoding sodium:alanine symporter family protein; this encodes METLNSILDAIDGYVWGVPLIVIILFVGILLTIRLGCLQVMNLHNALRFMAHSEKDGAGEVSSFGALCTALAATIGTGNIVGVATAIGTGGPGALFWMEVAAFLGMATKYAEGLLAVKYRTVDKEGKVLGGPFYYIETGIKERFGWNMKWLAVIFAIFGMCAGLLGIGTITQVNGITSAMARLTPNAAEFVNIGGNSVSVTTAIAGLLVTIFAATVIIGGLKRIAKVSMYIVPIMAIIYIIACILLLLLNFSHISSAIETIVKAAFNPSAVTGGVVGSIFVAMQKGIARGIFSNEAGLGSAPIAAAAAKTKEPVRQGLVCMTGTFFDTIIICTMTGLAIVVSGAWDPKLGLEGVNITMEAFSRGLAIIPGGAVIAPYFLATALVFFAFTTILGWAYYSEKCLQYLIGRRDKKAILTYRWLYIFAIFIGPYLTVSAVWTSADIFNGLMAFPNLIALILLSGIVANETKTFLAKFKGDKE